One stretch of Pseudomonadota bacterium DNA includes these proteins:
- a CDS encoding isochorismatase family cysteine hydrolase, translated as MSGLSRQLRVMAEPYGWAFPADKTALVVIDMQRDFIEPGGFGDALGNDVSRLSAIIPTVGQLIALARRVGLTVIHTREAHLPDLSDCPPSKIARGDAPTRIGEEGPMGRLLVRGEPGNQIVPELAPIDGEWVIDKPGKGMFWKTGLMERLEKAGITHLIFAGVTTEVCVQTSMREANDRGFECLLITDATESYFEHFKRATIEMITAQGGIVGWAAPLSALEKAFEETEVPA; from the coding sequence CTGGGCCTTCCCAGCCGACAAAACCGCCCTCGTTGTGATCGACATGCAGCGCGACTTTATCGAGCCGGGGGGCTTCGGCGATGCTCTGGGAAACGATGTCAGCCGCTTGTCGGCGATCATTCCAACGGTTGGACAACTTATTGCCCTTGCCCGCCGAGTGGGGTTGACCGTCATCCATACCCGCGAAGCGCACCTGCCGGACCTTTCGGACTGCCCACCTTCGAAGATTGCCCGTGGCGACGCGCCGACGCGAATTGGCGAAGAAGGTCCCATGGGGCGCCTTCTGGTGCGCGGCGAGCCGGGTAATCAGATTGTTCCTGAGCTCGCGCCAATCGATGGTGAGTGGGTGATCGACAAGCCGGGAAAGGGGATGTTCTGGAAGACGGGGCTCATGGAACGGCTGGAAAAGGCTGGGATAACCCATCTCATCTTCGCCGGTGTCACCACCGAAGTCTGTGTTCAGACCTCTATGCGCGAAGCCAATGATCGCGGGTTTGAGTGCCTGTTGATCACCGACGCGACCGAAAGCTATTTCGAACACTTCAAGCGGGCCACCATCGAGATGATCACAGCGCAAGGCGGCATTGTTGGTTGGGCCGCGCCGCTGTCGGCGCTTGAAAAGGCGTTTGAAGAAACGGAAGTTCCAGCGTGA
- a CDS encoding DUF4089 domain-containing protein: MNETEADLDRLIEEMLIYLDLPLDEAYRAGIKLNLQAAQRIAAPMLAVELDDEAEPAPVFRA, from the coding sequence GTGAACGAGACAGAAGCCGACCTCGATCGCCTGATTGAAGAGATGCTGATCTATCTCGACCTGCCCCTAGATGAGGCGTACCGAGCGGGCATCAAGCTGAATTTGCAGGCCGCCCAGCGCATTGCTGCGCCCATGCTTGCGGTTGAACTCGATGATGAGGCGGAGCCAGCGCCGGTGTTTCGCGCGTGA
- a CDS encoding AtzE family amidohydrolase has protein sequence MSGDDLPLQNAAAIAGAVTSGKTTAAKVVDDCLHRIDALNGTLNAFTAVTAERAKAQASVVDAALAAGQPVGPLVGVPFAVKNLFDIKGLPTLAGSKINWDRAPAHADATLVQRLEAAGAILVGTLNMGEYAYDFTGENAHDGPSRNPHDPAHMSGGSSGGSGTAVASGMVPLALGSDTNGSIRVPASLCGLFGLKPTYGRLSRAGTFPFVASLDHVGPLARSVEDLALSASAMMGADPSDPVCVDRPETVLEARPSGISGLRIAKAVGYFARQGHDEAFAAVAKVCDALETSATIDVPLAQEARAAAYTITMAEGAALHLDRLKKHAADYDPDVRDRLLAGAMIPGAWVTKAQKFRRVFQAQMYALFEEVDALIAPATPCVAPKIGQKTFTLDGVELPVRPNLGIFTQPISFIGLPVVSVPIWLDGHALPIGVQIIAPPWREDIALSVAQHLERAGVAHAPIATH, from the coding sequence GTGAGTGGCGACGATCTACCTTTACAGAACGCCGCTGCAATCGCTGGCGCTGTCACGTCCGGGAAGACGACAGCTGCCAAAGTGGTCGATGACTGCCTTCATCGAATCGACGCTCTGAATGGCACGTTGAACGCCTTCACGGCTGTGACTGCGGAGCGTGCAAAGGCGCAGGCGTCTGTCGTTGATGCCGCGCTTGCGGCGGGACAACCCGTTGGCCCATTGGTTGGCGTCCCGTTCGCGGTCAAGAACCTGTTCGATATCAAGGGACTGCCAACTCTGGCGGGGTCGAAGATCAATTGGGATCGCGCGCCCGCTCACGCGGATGCGACGCTTGTCCAGAGGCTCGAAGCGGCAGGTGCGATCCTCGTCGGCACGCTTAATATGGGTGAGTATGCCTATGATTTCACAGGTGAAAATGCCCATGACGGACCCTCCCGCAACCCACATGATCCGGCCCACATGTCCGGCGGCTCATCAGGTGGATCGGGCACCGCCGTTGCCTCTGGCATGGTCCCGCTGGCACTGGGGTCGGACACCAACGGGTCGATCCGCGTGCCCGCAAGCCTGTGCGGACTGTTCGGTCTCAAGCCGACCTATGGGCGCCTGTCGCGAGCGGGGACCTTCCCATTTGTCGCTAGTCTCGACCATGTCGGCCCGCTCGCAAGATCAGTTGAGGATCTGGCGTTGAGCGCGTCCGCCATGATGGGTGCCGATCCTTCTGACCCGGTTTGTGTCGATCGACCGGAGACGGTGCTGGAGGCTCGCCCCAGCGGCATTTCCGGACTGCGCATCGCCAAGGCCGTCGGCTATTTTGCGCGCCAGGGCCATGATGAAGCCTTCGCGGCGGTTGCGAAGGTCTGCGATGCCCTCGAAACGTCGGCAACCATCGATGTTCCACTGGCTCAGGAGGCCCGGGCCGCCGCCTATACCATCACGATGGCTGAGGGCGCCGCGCTGCACCTCGACCGGCTGAAGAAACACGCGGCTGACTACGACCCCGACGTTCGGGACCGGCTGCTGGCGGGCGCGATGATCCCCGGCGCCTGGGTCACCAAGGCGCAAAAGTTTCGCCGGGTCTTTCAGGCGCAGATGTACGCCCTTTTCGAGGAAGTCGACGCGCTCATCGCCCCCGCTACTCCGTGCGTTGCGCCAAAGATCGGCCAAAAGACTTTCACGCTTGATGGCGTTGAGCTGCCCGTCAGGCCCAATCTCGGCATCTTCACCCAACCGATTTCATTTATCGGTTTGCCAGTCGTCAGTGTGCCCATCTGGCTTGACGGCCATGCGCTCCCCATTGGGGTTCAGATCATCGCTCCCCCGTGGCGTGAGGATATTGCGCTTTCGGTCGCCCAGCATCTTGAGCGCGCCGGCGTCGCCCACGCGCCGATCGCGACGCACTGA
- a CDS encoding GntR family transcriptional regulator — MSTNAENIHNALAQQIVNRELLPGTALDESALALEFGVSRTPIREALRRLSASGLVLQKAHRQATVAQPDEATLAGMFFVMSRLEILCAGESALRMTPAQRRDLEELHRDMETTVRRGDLERYAGQNEAFHSMIYEGTGNAYLAEMTTSTRLRVQAFRRAQFSALGRLAASHAEHDLVVDAILRGNRSAAEDGMRAHLGHVEETWNRLFERIKRQAAELDATAAL; from the coding sequence ATGAGCACAAACGCCGAGAACATTCACAATGCCCTGGCCCAACAGATCGTCAATCGTGAGCTGCTGCCCGGGACCGCCCTCGATGAAAGCGCCCTTGCGCTTGAGTTCGGTGTCTCGCGCACACCCATCCGCGAAGCCTTGAGGCGTCTGAGTGCGTCGGGTCTGGTGCTGCAGAAGGCCCACCGTCAGGCAACGGTGGCGCAGCCCGATGAAGCGACGTTGGCAGGCATGTTCTTTGTCATGTCGCGGCTGGAAATCCTGTGCGCCGGCGAAAGCGCGCTTCGGATGACCCCAGCGCAGCGTCGCGATCTAGAAGAGCTTCATCGCGACATGGAGACAACGGTGCGGCGCGGCGACCTGGAGCGTTACGCTGGCCAGAATGAGGCCTTCCATTCCATGATCTATGAAGGGACCGGCAACGCCTATCTTGCCGAGATGACCACATCGACGCGCCTGCGGGTCCAGGCGTTCAGACGCGCGCAGTTTTCTGCCCTTGGACGACTGGCCGCGTCCCACGCAGAGCACGACCTGGTGGTCGATGCCATTTTGCGCGGAAACAGGAGCGCCGCCGAGGACGGTATGCGCGCCCATTTGGGACACGTGGAAGAGACTTGGAACCGCCTATTCGAGCGGATCAAACGTCAGGCAGCCGAACTGGACGCAACTGCTGCCCTGTAG
- the atzF gene encoding allophanate hydrolase encodes MIRSETARAFADWRAMSPVEAVTAAYDRLDAYGDRAMFITVRDRTQALDLAAQLEADGAEGKPLFGLPFAVKDNIDVAGMPTTAACPAAKFTPSISAYAVAKLEAAGAICIGKTNLDQFATGLVGVRSPYGVPRNSQRADLVPGGSSSGSAVAVGAGIVAFALGTDTAGSGRVPAAMNAIVGLKPSLGLLSASGMIPACRTLDTISIFAANTVDAAEATSVAQGYDAADFLSRALPAASPVTPVWGTITVGVPRDEDRHFFGDDLAKAAFEADLKSLEALGATIKPIDFEPFYAVARLLYEGPWVAERYHAVRRLIESTPDALHPVTRGIISGASSISAVDTFDAIYKLADLRRSIEPILGELDCLAVPSIPTVYSVEELVAEPVQLNSNLGTYTNFVNLLDLAAISVPVGDRADGLSSSLTLIAQAGQDAFIAGIASALEGNTADGEALGARPGDVLLAVVGAHLTGMPLNEQLTSRNARLVAETTTAPDYTLYALDGTVPPKPGLCRVAEGHGASIIVEVWSLSEAAFGSFVNDVPPPLGIGTVRLASGQHVNGFIAEGIALEGAVDITAHGGWRAYRAAVASSSAA; translated from the coding sequence ATGATCCGATCTGAAACTGCGCGCGCCTTCGCCGACTGGCGGGCGATGTCCCCGGTCGAGGCCGTCACTGCTGCTTATGATAGGCTTGATGCCTATGGTGATCGGGCCATGTTCATCACCGTGCGAGACAGGACACAGGCTCTGGACCTCGCGGCTCAACTCGAAGCAGACGGAGCAGAGGGAAAACCCCTTTTTGGCCTGCCGTTTGCTGTCAAAGACAATATCGACGTCGCAGGGATGCCCACCACAGCGGCCTGCCCCGCCGCCAAGTTCACCCCATCAATTTCGGCCTATGCGGTCGCAAAGCTTGAAGCCGCTGGCGCGATCTGCATTGGCAAGACCAACCTCGATCAGTTTGCCACAGGGCTCGTCGGTGTTCGGTCGCCTTACGGCGTGCCTCGTAATTCCCAAAGGGCCGACCTTGTTCCCGGAGGCTCGAGTTCAGGTTCGGCCGTCGCGGTTGGCGCGGGCATTGTCGCCTTTGCGCTGGGAACCGATACCGCGGGCTCGGGTCGTGTTCCCGCTGCGATGAACGCCATCGTCGGGCTGAAACCATCGCTGGGACTTCTCTCCGCCAGCGGCATGATACCTGCCTGCCGGACGCTCGACACAATCTCGATCTTCGCCGCCAACACAGTGGATGCCGCTGAAGCGACATCGGTCGCACAGGGTTATGATGCCGCCGATTTCCTGTCCCGCGCGCTCCCTGCGGCGTCACCGGTCACACCGGTCTGGGGCACGATCACCGTTGGTGTACCGCGTGACGAAGATCGCCATTTCTTTGGCGACGATTTGGCCAAGGCCGCCTTTGAGGCCGACCTCAAAAGTCTCGAAGCCCTCGGAGCGACCATCAAACCGATTGATTTCGAGCCGTTTTATGCCGTGGCGCGGCTGCTTTACGAGGGACCGTGGGTCGCAGAGCGCTACCACGCCGTCCGCAGGCTCATCGAGAGCACTCCCGATGCTCTCCACCCGGTAACCCGAGGGATCATCTCGGGCGCGTCCTCGATTTCAGCTGTCGATACGTTTGACGCGATCTACAAATTGGCCGATCTGCGGCGCTCGATTGAGCCGATACTCGGCGAGCTTGACTGCCTGGCCGTTCCGTCGATTCCGACCGTCTACTCCGTCGAGGAGCTGGTGGCTGAGCCCGTCCAGCTCAACTCCAACCTGGGCACCTACACCAACTTTGTGAACCTGCTTGATCTGGCAGCGATTTCAGTACCAGTGGGCGACCGCGCGGACGGCCTGTCCTCTTCTCTGACGCTGATCGCACAAGCTGGACAGGACGCATTCATTGCCGGCATCGCCAGCGCGCTGGAGGGCAACACCGCAGACGGTGAAGCCCTCGGGGCCCGCCCCGGCGATGTACTGCTTGCAGTCGTGGGTGCGCACCTCACTGGCATGCCGTTGAACGAACAGCTGACCAGCCGCAACGCACGCCTCGTGGCGGAAACCACAACTGCGCCTGACTATACCCTGTACGCGCTTGACGGCACGGTCCCGCCTAAGCCCGGCCTCTGCCGGGTCGCGGAAGGACACGGCGCGAGCATCATTGTGGAAGTCTGGTCCTTGTCGGAGGCTGCTTTCGGCTCGTTCGTCAATGACGTACCGCCACCACTTGGCATCGGGACCGTTCGCCTGGCTTCGGGTCAGCATGTCAACGGATTCATTGCCGAGGGTATCGCGCTTGAAGGCGCGGTGGACATCACGGCCCATGGCGGTTGGCGTGCCTACAGGGCAGCAGTTGCGTCCAGTTCGGCTGCCTGA
- the dld gene encoding D-lactate dehydrogenase — translation MALALDTSPPQIVADDLVADFKSIVGAQHVITNPKSMERFCKGFRSGEGTAIAVVRPGTLLEQWKVLKACVNADIIVIMQAANTGLTEGSTPNGTYDRDVVIISTNRMDDIQLLDDGKQIISFPGSTLFALEKKLAPLDRQPHSVIGSSCIGASIIGGVCNNSGGALIERGPSYTELSIHARIGEDGQLQLVNNLGIALGDDPETILTRLEAGDYDPQDIDATNRKASDTEYDERVRQIDEPTPARFNADKRRLYEAAGCAGKLAVFAVRLDTYPKAGREQTFYIATNDTAQLTALRRHVLANFKTLPVSGEYMHADVYDISKRYGKDTLVMIDKLGTDKLPTIFAIKGWVDARLNRLPLVPKNLIDRTMQAMMSLWPNVLPKRMEAFRNRFEHHLILKMRDDGIDEAEAYLKQHFQGDAGDWFACTPREGKIAGLHRFAAAGAAVRYQAVHASEVEDILALDIALRRDDRDWYEVLPADISDKLVHKLYYGHFFCHVLHQDYIVRKGEDPKAIKAAMLAILEERGAEYPAEHNVGHLYEAKPDLANFYKQCDPTNSLNPGLGKMSKCKHYA, via the coding sequence ATGGCTTTAGCACTCGATACATCACCGCCCCAAATTGTCGCCGACGATCTGGTCGCTGACTTTAAGTCGATTGTCGGCGCACAGCACGTCATCACGAACCCCAAATCCATGGAGCGGTTCTGCAAAGGCTTCCGCTCTGGCGAGGGGACCGCCATCGCTGTGGTGCGGCCCGGAACGCTGCTTGAGCAGTGGAAGGTCCTCAAGGCGTGCGTCAACGCTGACATCATCGTCATCATGCAGGCCGCCAACACGGGCCTGACAGAGGGCTCGACGCCAAACGGGACCTATGACCGCGATGTCGTCATCATCAGCACAAATCGGATGGACGACATCCAGCTACTCGATGATGGCAAACAGATTATCAGCTTTCCAGGTTCGACGCTTTTCGCCCTGGAGAAGAAGCTTGCGCCGCTCGACCGACAACCTCACTCGGTCATCGGATCATCGTGCATTGGCGCTTCGATCATTGGGGGTGTGTGCAACAACTCAGGCGGGGCGCTCATCGAGCGTGGCCCATCTTACACTGAGTTGTCGATCCACGCCCGGATCGGTGAGGATGGACAGCTGCAACTGGTCAACAATCTCGGCATCGCGCTGGGCGACGATCCGGAAACCATCCTGACGCGGTTAGAGGCGGGCGACTACGACCCCCAGGACATTGATGCGACCAACCGCAAGGCATCCGACACCGAGTACGATGAGCGTGTCCGGCAGATCGATGAGCCGACGCCGGCACGGTTCAATGCAGATAAGAGGCGACTTTATGAAGCCGCAGGATGCGCTGGCAAACTTGCCGTGTTCGCCGTCCGGCTCGACACCTATCCAAAGGCTGGTCGCGAGCAGACCTTTTACATCGCCACCAATGATACCGCCCAGCTGACGGCGCTGCGTCGCCACGTCCTGGCAAACTTCAAGACGCTGCCAGTCTCAGGCGAATACATGCACGCCGACGTCTACGACATCTCCAAGCGCTACGGCAAAGATACGCTGGTGATGATCGATAAGCTTGGCACCGACAAGCTCCCCACCATCTTCGCCATCAAAGGCTGGGTAGATGCGAGGCTTAACCGTCTACCGTTGGTGCCAAAAAACCTGATCGACCGCACCATGCAGGCAATGATGAGCCTGTGGCCCAACGTGCTTCCCAAACGCATGGAGGCATTCCGCAATCGCTTCGAGCACCACCTGATCCTCAAGATGCGCGATGACGGCATCGACGAGGCAGAAGCTTATCTGAAGCAGCATTTCCAGGGCGACGCTGGCGACTGGTTCGCCTGCACGCCCCGCGAGGGCAAAATCGCAGGCCTTCACCGTTTCGCGGCGGCGGGCGCGGCGGTGCGCTATCAGGCGGTCCACGCCAGTGAGGTCGAAGATATTCTGGCGCTCGATATCGCCCTGCGGCGCGATGACCGCGATTGGTACGAGGTGCTGCCCGCCGATATCAGCGACAAGCTGGTTCACAAACTCTATTACGGGCACTTCTTCTGCCACGTACTCCACCAGGACTACATTGTGCGCAAGGGAGAAGATCCCAAAGCCATCAAGGCAGCGATGCTTGCGATTTTGGAAGAACGCGGAGCGGAATACCCCGCCGAGCACAATGTCGGGCATCTGTATGAGGCGAAGCCCGATCTCGCGAACTTCTACAAGCAATGCGATCCAACCAACAGCCTCAATCCAGGTCTGGGCAAGATGTCCAAGTGTAAGCACTACGCCTGA